The stretch of DNA TACTATTGTATGAGAGATAAAAACACTGGTTTACTTTGGATGATTCCTATGAGTTCAAAAGCAGATAAATATCAAGCTATTTATGATAAGCAAGTTGCTAGATATGGAAAATGTTTAACTATTGTGATAGGTAAATATGATGGGAAAAGGGCAGCATTCTTACTTCAGAATATGTTCCCTATAACAGAAAAATATTTAGATCATATTCATACGAAGAAAGGTAATCCTGTCCCGATTCATACAACTATTCAAAAAATTATAAATACAAATATGAAACAATTGCTACACCTTATTAAACTTAATAAAAAAGTTGTTTTTCCTGATGTTAAAAATATAGAAAAAATGATGCTATTAGAATTATACGAAGATGCAATTTCTGCGAAAGATTACGTTGCTGCAACAACTGATAATAAGGATATTGAAAAAAGATAAAAAGAACCTTAAGTTATGAAGGACATACTTAATCGGGGGTGCTAAAATTGCAGAATCAAATCTTAAACATATGCAAATTGGAGAACTTTCTAGATACCTATCAGCTTGATTTTAAAAATACATATAATGAAGTTCTTCAAAAATCTTCAATAAATAATCAGGATAAATGGGATATTGAAATATAGGGATAGCCAGTCAGGCTGTCTTTTTTTATTACAGTTACTCATCTAAATTTAAGCCTTGCTCCTCACTGAATTTTAACATTTTTATATAATCAATTGCCCTTTTTTGATTTTCAGGTGAAAGGCTTAGAATTAAATTAGATAGTTGTAGGCTTCTATAGTAGTTGAGCATATCATCTACTGCTTTTTCACTTTCCTCAGGATTGTAAACTTTTACATTTTCTTGAGGTGCAATATACCCTGCTGCTATCATTAGCTCATTATAATCTATTTTATAGGCTTCACTGATTAAAGACAGCGTTTCAGGGGTAGGTTTAATAGGAGCGTTAGTTCTAGGATCTACGCCCTTTTCTAGAATATTCAAATAGGAATGACTAATACCGATTAAATCAGCTGCTTTCCTAATGCTTAATTTTAGCTCTTTTCTTTTATTTTTCAATAATTTTTGTAACGTATTCATATCAAAACCTCCTAATACTATTGTAAACGATAATTGACACAAAATTAAATATTGTAGGGAAAATATTATAAATTTTAGTACAACAAGTTTGACATAGTGGAAAACATATGTTATTATATGTATATCTAGTATTGCACTTTGGAAAATAAATATTCCAATATACAGGTACATTACCCTTATGGCTGAAAACGGGAAGCGAGCTGGTGGACGGGTTAAACCCATATATAACACCGAAATTAGGAGTGGTAACCTAAATCGCCATGACCCATAAGGGGGATAATGATACTTCCACCTAGTCCTAACTCATCGTATGGAGGGTGGCTCGGATGATGTCGGAGAGTACATGCAAATAGCATGGAGCTATGTGTCTGCTAACCACGGACAGCCTGTTATATTGATTATATACAGTTATAAGGATAATAGATGCATTAGATCTAATCTAGTATCTAGTTTATCTATTATTCTTATAGCGAAAAAAGGATAGCTTAAGAGCTATCCTTTTTATATACATAAAATAACATGGAGGGATTTATAATGTCATAAGTCAGATAATGCTTTATTAAGGATAGCTTTTATAAGCCATCTTTTTATATGAAATAAATAGAAAATTAAAAAGAGCTGATAGGAATTATCTATATCGTTGTTATCATACAAGCTTTTGCAATCATATATTAAATATAGGATTAATATCAAGGGGGGGTTAAAATGATAGAGACAAAAAGAATAAATGAAATAATTATAAATAATCATTTTAATTCAGAAACCGAAGAAGAGATAGCACTAAGTATGTCTACTATAATAGCTAATTTAATAAACAGGGATCTAGAAAACATGGAGAGCAAAGAAAACACAGATGAAATAAAGGCTATGGGCTATATAGAATCTTAAAGGAAGATGTATATGGATAAGGTAGCGATTTATGTAAGACTTAGTAAGGAGGATATGAAAAAAATCATTAAAGGAGATGATAGTGAAAGCATAAAGAATCAAAAGCTTATGTTATCAGAATATGCAGCTTCAAAAGGATGGCAAATATATGATTTTTATGTAGACGAAGATTATTCAGGAGCTGATAGAAACAGGCCATCCTTTGACAGACTGCTCAAAGATGCAGAAAATAGGGAATTTGAGATAGTTCTTTGTAAAACTCAAAATAGATTTGCAAGAGATCTTGAAGCAGTTGAAAAGATCATACATGGAAAATTTTTAGAATGGGGAATTAGATTTGTAACTTTAATTGATGGTGCAGATACCGCAGATGAAAGTAATAAAAAATCAAGACAGATTCATGGTATGGTAGATGAATGGTATCTTGAAGATCTTTCTAAAAATATTAGAACGGTATTTAGATCGAAGATGGAAGATGGTCAGTATTTAGGGGCGTTTCCTCCTTATGGATATATGAAGGATCCAAATAACAAGCATAAACTAATAATAGACGAGGAGGCTGCACAAGTAGTAAGAAAGATTTATAATTTATATTTAAAAGGCTATGGAACTCATAAAATAGCAAAAATATTAACTGAGGAAGGAATAGTCAAGCCTGCAATATACATGCGACAAAGTCATGCAAAAAATTTTAATATACCTAATATGAGTGAATATGGGTTATGGGGACATACTACAATAAGGCGGATTTTGCGTAACCCTGTATATATAGGGACTCTTGTACAGGGAAAGGAAACGACAATATCGTATAAAAACAAGAAAAGAATATATTTAGATGAAGATGATTGGGTAAAGGTAGAGAATACCCACGAACCTATAATTAGCGAAAAGGATTTTTATGAAGTACAAAGATTGATTGATTCAAAAAGAAGGAATGTGAAAAAGAAAGGTAAAGCTCATATATTCGCAACTAAGGTTCGATGTTTGCATTGTGGTGGTGCTATGATCAGAAGCACTACTAGGAGCAGAAAAAGCGAAGATTTAACATATGTATATTTGAAATGTAAGAACAATGCAAAAGGTGGAGATTTGATTTGTAAGTATAGAAATAGAATTAGCTATACTGAATTGTATAATTATATAGAATCAGAATTTATAAGACTCATAGGGATATACAAAAACAATCCTAAAGCTTCTGAAGCAACTTCTAGACAGATAAAGAGAATAGATTATGCTGAAGAAAGAAGAAAATTAGTAAGTGCTTTGAAGGTTATTGAAGGAGATATAAAGGAGAGAGAAAAGATACTTACTAATTTATATATAGATAAAGCTAAAGGGATAGTTTCGGAGAAAGATTATCGGACTATCTCTTTTACGTTGCAAGAAGAAAGGGAACAATTAGAATTAAGGGAAAAAGATATTAAGAAAAAACTAGATGAGCTGAAAAGGCTAGAAAGCGAAAAGGTTAATATAGAAAAAGTAATTGAATCTTATTTAAAATATCACAAGTTAACCCATGAAATAGTTAATGAAACCATAGATTATATTGAAATAGGTTCCAAAGAGGATGGACAAAATAGAATTATTAATGTATATTGGAAACTATAAAGGATAATAAGTTTTTGGTTTATTGAACATGGTACCTTTGTGGCGGGAGTGGCTGCAGGCAATGGATATGGTTCAAGGGGAGAATATGCAGGTGTAGCCCCTGATGCAGAAATAATATCTATAAAGGTAATGGATAATAAGGGGCAAGGTAATACCTCCGATATATTGGCAGGAATGCAATGGGTAGTAGATAATCATAAAGAATTTAATATTAGAGTTATGTCTTTATCGCTAGGTTCTGAGACATCATCGATTGTAAAAAACGATCCTCTTGCGGTGGCGGTAGGAGAAGTATGGAAAAGGGGTATTGTGGTAGTGGCTGCTGCCGGTAATTCTGGCCCTAGACAAGGTACTATCACTACACCAGGCGTTAATGCTTCTATTATTACTGTAGGAGCTGTAGATGATAAAAGGACAACAGATATATCTGATGATGAAATTGCGGAATTTTCAAGTAGAGGACCAGCATTAGGAGGTATAGTAAAACCAGATGTGGTGGCACCGGGGGTGGATGTAGTATCATTAAATACCGATAAGAATTATAAATCTGGACAGATACCCTCAGTTTTGAAGAAGAAATATATAACTTTATCTGGGACATCAGTATCTACGCCAATAGTATCTGGATTAGCTGTATTAATGCTTGAAAAAAATCCAGATTATACTCCTAACCAGATTAAGAAGCTGTTCATGGAGAATTGCCACAGCATATCAAATGACAAATACGCCGAAGGCAGCGGGATTGTGGATATAGGAACAATATTTAAAATATAATATAAAAATAAAAAGGAGTGCCATGCTCCTTTTTATTTTTATCTACTTAGTTGGTATATGGCATTTATGCATTTTTTTATTTCACTTTTAGTAGTAAATGGGCCAATGCTAAATCGTACAGTTCCTTGTTTTAAAGTACCAATGGTATCGTGAGCTAAAGGTGCACAGTGAAGCCCTCCTCTAGTCGCTATATTATATCGTTCATCCAGGAGATTAGCCATTTCTGATGAGTCTTTTTCATCTATATTGATGGATACAACTCCCGCCCTCCTATTTATATCCTTTGGACCATAAATAGTTACTCCCTGTATGGTGGCTAAACCATCCAAAAACATTTGAAGAAACATTCTTTCATGAATTAAAATATCTTTTTGCCCCTTGGTTAATATATAATCTATACCCGCACCTAACCCTGCTATGCCTGGTGTATTTATAGTACCAGACTCATATCTATCTGGCATGAATATAGGTTGAATGAGACTCTCCGATTGGCTACCTGTACCTCCTTGACGAAGGGGATCTAAAGAGAGACCATCTCTTATATAAAGTCCACCAGTCCCTTGGGGGCCTAAAAGTGATTTATGTCCTGGAAATGCCAGCATATCTATAGGCAGTCTTGCTAGATCTATGGGCAGCAAACCTGCTGTTTGGGCAGCATCTACCAAAAAAGATATACCGTACTCCTTTGCTATGGTGCCTATATGCTCTATTGGCATTATAGTTCCGGTAACATTTGAGGCATGGGTAGATATTATGAGACGAGTATTTGACTTTATAGCCTTCTTTATATCTTCAGGGTCTATAATACCTTCTTGATTCGCCTTAACAAATGTAATCTTAACTCCCGCCTTTTCCAACTCTTTAAGGGGGCGTACTACCGAATTATGCTCCATAGATGTAGTGATAACATGATCTCCTTCTTTTAGTGTGCCTTTTATGGCAAGGTTTAAGCTATCAGTGGCATTACAGGTAAAAATTATTTGAAAAGGGTCTGATACATTGAATAATTTACCTAGATTTTCCCTAGTATAAAGAACGATATTTCCTGCTTCTATAGCCATTTTATGACCTGATCTGCCTGGGTTGGCTCCATATTTTTTCATACATTTGTCTACAGCTTTGTATACACCATGGGGTTTTGGCCATGATGTAGCAGCGTTATCCATATATATCATAATATATTGACTCCTTATGCGATAAAATTAATTATAACACCTTATGTTATTTACTTTTAGTTAAAACTATATTATGGTATATTATATGCGTGGAGGGAAAGGAAAGATAATATAATGTTAAATAGCAGGGAAAATATAGATAAGATAATTGAAGAATTGGAGAAGTACTATTACGATGCTAGGCCTGGGCTTAATTTTAGTAATCCGTTTGAGCTTCTTGTTGCTACTATATTATCTGCCCAGTGTACGGATAAACAGGTAAATAAGGTAACACCCAACTTATTTAAAAAATACAGGGATGCCCATGGTTTTGCAAATGCGGATGAAAAGGAATTGGGAAAAGATATATATAGCTGTGGCTTTTATAAAAATAAGAGTAAGAACATAATAAATGCCAGTCGTATGATAATAGAGCAATATGATGGGGAGGTACCAAGCAATATAGAAGATCTCCAGAAATTACCGGGGGTAGGCAGGAAGACTGCGAATGTAGTAGCCAGCAACGCCTTTGGAGTAGATGCCATTGCAGTAGATACACATGTATTTCGTGTGTCAAATAGATTAGGACTAGCAGATGCAAAGAATGTA from Xylanivirga thermophila encodes:
- the nth gene encoding endonuclease III — its product is MLNSRENIDKIIEELEKYYYDARPGLNFSNPFELLVATILSAQCTDKQVNKVTPNLFKKYRDAHGFANADEKELGKDIYSCGFYKNKSKNIINASRMIIEQYDGEVPSNIEDLQKLPGVGRKTANVVASNAFGVDAIAVDTHVFRVSNRLGLADAKNVEDTERQLMENIPKKKWSRAHHWIIHHGRQICTARNPKCSECFLKEYCLYYKNLE
- a CDS encoding helix-turn-helix domain-containing protein, with translation MNTLQKLLKNKRKELKLSIRKAADLIGISHSYLNILEKGVDPRTNAPIKPTPETLSLISEAYKIDYNELMIAAGYIAPQENVKVYNPEESEKAVDDMLNYYRSLQLSNLILSLSPENQKRAIDYIKMLKFSEEQGLNLDE
- a CDS encoding aminotransferase class V-fold PLP-dependent enzyme — encoded protein: MIYMDNAATSWPKPHGVYKAVDKCMKKYGANPGRSGHKMAIEAGNIVLYTRENLGKLFNVSDPFQIIFTCNATDSLNLAIKGTLKEGDHVITTSMEHNSVVRPLKELEKAGVKITFVKANQEGIIDPEDIKKAIKSNTRLIISTHASNVTGTIMPIEHIGTIAKEYGISFLVDAAQTAGLLPIDLARLPIDMLAFPGHKSLLGPQGTGGLYIRDGLSLDPLRQGGTGSQSESLIQPIFMPDRYESGTINTPGIAGLGAGIDYILTKGQKDILIHERMFLQMFLDGLATIQGVTIYGPKDINRRAGVVSINIDEKDSSEMANLLDERYNIATRGGLHCAPLAHDTIGTLKQGTVRFSIGPFTTKSEIKKCINAIYQLSR
- a CDS encoding S8 family peptidase translates to MEHGTFVAGVAAGNGYGSRGEYAGVAPDAEIISIKVMDNKGQGNTSDILAGMQWVVDNHKEFNIRVMSLSLGSETSSIVKNDPLAVAVGEVWKRGIVVVAAAGNSGPRQGTITTPGVNASIITVGAVDDKRTTDISDDEIAEFSSRGPALGGIVKPDVVAPGVDVVSLNTDKNYKSGQIPSVLKKKYITLSGTSVSTPIVSGLAVLMLEKNPDYTPNQIKKLFMENCHSISNDKYAEGSGIVDIGTIFKI
- a CDS encoding recombinase family protein; the protein is MDKVAIYVRLSKEDMKKIIKGDDSESIKNQKLMLSEYAASKGWQIYDFYVDEDYSGADRNRPSFDRLLKDAENREFEIVLCKTQNRFARDLEAVEKIIHGKFLEWGIRFVTLIDGADTADESNKKSRQIHGMVDEWYLEDLSKNIRTVFRSKMEDGQYLGAFPPYGYMKDPNNKHKLIIDEEAAQVVRKIYNLYLKGYGTHKIAKILTEEGIVKPAIYMRQSHAKNFNIPNMSEYGLWGHTTIRRILRNPVYIGTLVQGKETTISYKNKKRIYLDEDDWVKVENTHEPIISEKDFYEVQRLIDSKRRNVKKKGKAHIFATKVRCLHCGGAMIRSTTRSRKSEDLTYVYLKCKNNAKGGDLICKYRNRISYTELYNYIESEFIRLIGIYKNNPKASEATSRQIKRIDYAEERRKLVSALKVIEGDIKEREKILTNLYIDKAKGIVSEKDYRTISFTLQEEREQLELREKDIKKKLDELKRLESEKVNIEKVIESYLKYHKLTHEIVNETIDYIEIGSKEDGQNRIINVYWKL
- the cptIN gene encoding type III toxin-antitoxin system CptIN family toxin, with the translated sequence MKIESGYAYHIKDDFFKNVNDHYLMNNKENGHYRPTYYCMRDKNTGLLWMIPMSSKADKYQAIYDKQVARYGKCLTIVIGKYDGKRAAFLLQNMFPITEKYLDHIHTKKGNPVPIHTTIQKIINTNMKQLLHLIKLNKKVVFPDVKNIEKMMLLELYEDAISAKDYVAATTDNKDIEKR